The following DNA comes from Triticum aestivum cultivar Chinese Spring chromosome 3D, IWGSC CS RefSeq v2.1, whole genome shotgun sequence.
cataagtcaaatttgaactacaagcacatgctctcgtgcaccaaagttggttgaaaaatcacatttgtgtcctcgggtgaatttctaggtcccatgcaagaaatgagaataaaattaaaacatctgggcatcgtggctcggccgagaacattgagaaacttggttttaaaattcttgtaaatccaaaacacgtctgaaaatcatgaaacttggcatggatgtcatgtcatggtactaccatgttgtggtaaaaaaattggtcgaataggaacagattttggtataagcttcttgcaaaccgaagcttctctcaagaaggctcgtggttctgagagggaacgtgccacctttgagtgcgaaacgatatacgttgtcccccttgagtttatttacaaaggcaacatagaactacatgagtgccctgttaaattttggaattattccggcttcgtttggccttatttacacattaattgagtttttggtcatttaatgtgcataattcaaatttgaactacaagcacatgctaccgtgcaccaaagttggttgaaaaatcacatttgtgtcctcgggtgaatttctactccctccttccatctatataggtcctaatgcgtttttccaggctaactttgaccaaacgttagagcaataatatatgacatgcaacttacacaaagcataccttcaaatttgtatgtcaaaggagcttccaataatataattttcatagtatacatctcatgtgctattaatcttgtcaatagtcaaaggctgtcttgaaaaacacattaggccctatatagatggaaggagggagtaggtcccatgcaaaaaatgagaataaaattcaaacatctgggcatcgtggctcggtcgagaacattgagaaacttggttttaaaatcatgaaacttggcatggtgtcatgtcatggtagtaccatgccgtggtaaaaaaaattggccgaataggaacaaattttggtataagcttcttgcaaatcggagcttctctcaagaaggctcgtggttctgggagggaacgtgtcacctttgtgtgcataattcaaatttgaaatacaagcacatgttccagtgcaccaaagttggttgaaaaatcacatgtgtgtcctcgggtaaatttctaggttccatgcaagaaatgagaatgaaattcaaaattctaggcatcatggctgggttggaaacattaagaaacttagtttttttaattcctgtaaatccaaaacacgcatgaaaataatgaaacttggcttggtgccatgacatggcaccaacatgctgtggtaaatttgcagtccgatttgcgaaggcgcacacattaacaatcaacaaagtcattttggaacaagtgttgtcacgttacaatcggaaacacaagtattattgaaaccgtggcgttctacttactagtaccatttacgtgccgccacgcgtccccattttttattagctaggaggcgtcgtgcagggtagctatttgagtacgagaggcgtgcgatcagacccctgcgtgtgcttatcgggaggagagccctttgacctccatctgccgtccacctctctcccaaggtctccattaatggcgcccgagcctctgtttaatggcgtggctatgtctcactcgactgagatttaagagagaaaaaagaaaatctgaaagcacggatcttgatgtaagattcaacggacctatatagcatctactgcgacttatagcaagactgatgaatatataaggacgattaaaatttttttgatcaaagaagggcttgccccttccgattttcattactgaaaaccaccacaattcacaagaagttcagcacaactccagcctaacacgaaggactaaaagctaccagattgaaatcgcaacatcccaagaggccaacaaaggacaaacatccgcgctagaacccaacatttcacaaccgacgacacaatccacatcctaaaccgattgttacatcaaaagaaaccaggaaactgaaggaagacaaggatctggctcgctgatctctactttcttgatgcgttgctgcaggccgcgggaactagtctccgcggcgagcggcgatgagctctttcgtgtcctcaagacgccgcttgagaacatccacggattcctccaccagcctttggcgctcgttgcagagcatgtcattctcatccataagtttcttgacgatgacgccggtcctcttcaacaaggcactggtctcctcctgctggtctgcacttcggacgatcttctacCTCAGCAGGTCGCGCCCGGCCTGGAGCCTCTctttgccctcccttagttgccggatgacgccggtagcctgttcaaatgaggctttcatgtcgtcctgcaacctcacccagccggatatctgatccatctggctatggacgatcgcatgcatgcgcctgtaactgtcgccgcctgcccgcgagaaattttcccaggccgccgcggcgcggcgggacatctctgctgcattcgtggcacggcgggacatctctgctgcttccgcggcgcggccggaccagtctactgcatcgacggcgcggcgggacctctgtgctgctacttccgtccggcgggacctccgtgctgcttcagcagcgcggcgggacctctgtgctgctacttccgtgcggcgggacatgtcggctgctctcgcagcaaggcgggacatctctcgtgcttccgcttccatgctcgcctctccctggtggcaatctctcgacccagaactcacgctggccatggcagacgcaagggaaggatgctgaatgacttgtttgtttttgtggatgaggagttgaggaggaatgtgcagtcatcttggcatactagtatttataaccgagtactaatacgctcctaagtgggaaaccgtttaggttgtgatcggtgtgaacaggtttgcaattcaatatagcgtggtactaatacgctcttaagtgggaaaccgtttaggttgtgatcggtgtgaacaggtttgcaattcaatatagcgtggagtaatttggaatgtgacgagacacaagctcaaaatttattgacggttctagtttcgaagtgcggcactattcccggatggagtacttctttttctactccctcctttccggttttatagggcttatcacaaaattttagtttttccattttataaggctcaatttggttgttccccaacatatgttcagattccaaggtgcattaaatcattgcatgcaagtattaagagaaaattgaccaatgcatgtacttcatgcatgcatgcattgcaattaatgcattgataaacataattttttgacaaaaacaagagcattaattaggtgcttttgcaaactacaaaaaatattccaccactcaccatcttggttggtgagatttttgaattaagccctataaaccggaaaggagggagtactgttgtgtacgtgcaataactggcaccgtcgtatacatatcttatggttaatggggcgttcgacaggaatagccgcgtggagAGCTCtgacacacgcgtctgttttttctcgaaaaggaggatgatgacccgggcctctgcatctgggagtcacacacgcatctgtagctacgaattgtagtgttctcaaccatccgattggctctatcatggatgtacctatatactaaaacatgtctagatacatctatattttgacaaatggaaggcatgtattgtggaacggggggagtgcttgtcatcaaaatggataaaaagggacgtatctagaactaaaatacgtctacatacatctccttttatccattttgatgacaagtagtacttcttacccaaaggaactttatatccaacagacacaaaatatccgttcgactattggaaattactgatctgatgtcgaagtaattgctgcatcgccaccaaaacccaccatttcttaagctaaagtagaccaaggtaatccctatattagcatattactaagataaacagaaggcactgtagaaacatttaggacgtgagcttgtcaatctgaatgtggagggacacaagcttagccccggccagcagcttgggcggaactgtcaagaaggtcagctcctgcacgtcgacgtcgccgggatccttgctgcttgtcacctccatttccaccttgacggcgtcggtcgtgcctttgggctcccccggcgggccgttcgcccacagcttggccacgtagtgcggcagtggggacgcccccgctctgatgcagacgaccgacacggcgataggcgcgccgatgtcgagcacgccgccgaccaagaaaaacgcgcggcggtcctcctccgcgaacagcaagagccgtggctccgacagtggcacttgcagctggagcaccttgccgtactggatcctgtgcacgggcatgggatgcgcggtgctgatgtggtggtagagcgccggcggtgggccttcgtagccgcagacgggcacggggcatttgcagggcgcgagcggacacacgctctggtgatcggcgagcttgtggtaagtgacgtagagcccacagccttcgtgcgggcactccaccctcaccgacgaaaggacggagtccaccgccgtgttccgcacgtcgaagccaccgccgcgctcgcacttctggcactgccgctggttcccggggcgctcgacgcggcagtccgcgcaggccaggtgccctcccttgcactgcagaaatcaatcgaacagcacatcaatcaagaaacctgcaccttgctcaatcagccgaacggacgaggtgtattcgaacctcatacactggaggcgtcaaggggcggaggcacaaggggcagtggagcacggtgaggtccatcgagaccttagagagctccatcgtcgggtcctgttcggtctgcatgatctcgccctcctcgtgcacaaccatctctcgacttgggccggggtattacaaagctttaccgtcacatattttatactacttcaaggtgcattaaatcaacacatgcaagtatcaaaaggagagtcacggcatgcatgcatgcgttgtaattaatgcatcggtaaacgcaaattattgaaatatatcgagtgcagtgctttgatgtgtcgcgtcaactcgtacatcaacgagaagtttgattatcctctccctcgcggacttaactgcacctgcctttggctgtatgacaggttggccacacacctgtcgggcccacctgtcatacacgcaaaggcaggagcgtccctccctcgcccatgagcgtggtggctggcaagactaggagaagctttcgctacacgctctccctcccgcacgcggtggacatgcagcagttcaatcggtgtcagatggccagaagcgtactgtagtactcctccagtgcagtagtactccatcattgttcgacttcccgaagaggcgaagagccaagcgcagcccggacgctcgtgtggcagtttcatgtgtagagtagtctaggatagcgtgtaccgtgcctgtaagcttaaaatcgttggggtcggctccatgctatgtggccgtctcgaagttttaaa
Coding sequences within:
- the LOC123074234 gene encoding putative E3 ubiquitin-protein ligase SINA-like 6; the protein is MVVHEEGEIMQTEQDPTMELSKCKGGHLACADCRVERPGNQRQCQKCERGGGFDVRNTAVDSVLSSVRVECPHEGCGLYVTYHKLADHQSVCPLAPCKCPVPVCGYEGPPPALYHHISTAHPMPVHRIQYGKVLQLQVPLSEPRLLLFAEEDRRAFFLVGGVLDIGAPIAVSVVCIRAGASPLPHYVAKLWANGPPGEPKGTTDAVKVEMEVTSSKDPGDVDVQELTFLTVPPKLLAGAKLVSLHIQIDKLTS